The Solibacillus sp. FSL W7-1436 genome window below encodes:
- the tatC gene encoding twin-arginine translocase subunit TatC yields MNSRELTVLEHMEELRKRLFFVAIFFVMALFIGFYTAKPLIRYIQRSDLAASFSMNAFSPADPLTVYLQVTFIVAAVIVSPLLLYQLWAFITPGLHEAERKATLKYIPYAFVLCIGGIAFAYFVLFPFIMRFMTDLSNDLNITQTIGINEFFSFLIKLIVPFAVLFQLPVVTLFLSRLGIINPKLMVKFRKYAYFVLIVISVLLAPPDLVSNIIIAIPLFVLYELSIVIARIGYRKYEVAEKERLLAEEERERELQVEELLEMQRRQMEQMNNS; encoded by the coding sequence ATGAATTCAAGAGAATTAACCGTACTTGAACATATGGAAGAGCTTAGAAAACGCCTGTTTTTCGTAGCGATTTTCTTCGTGATGGCCCTTTTCATCGGTTTCTATACGGCGAAACCACTTATTCGATACATTCAACGCAGTGATTTAGCTGCCAGTTTTTCGATGAACGCATTTAGTCCGGCAGATCCTTTAACCGTTTATTTACAAGTTACATTTATTGTAGCTGCCGTTATTGTATCGCCATTATTGCTTTACCAGCTATGGGCGTTTATCACACCTGGTTTGCATGAGGCTGAACGTAAGGCAACATTGAAATATATTCCGTATGCATTTGTACTGTGTATTGGGGGAATAGCCTTTGCCTATTTTGTGTTATTTCCATTTATAATGCGATTTATGACGGACTTATCCAATGATTTGAATATTACGCAAACAATCGGTATTAATGAATTCTTCTCATTTCTAATTAAGTTAATTGTACCCTTTGCGGTGCTGTTTCAATTACCTGTTGTAACACTGTTCCTTTCTCGTCTCGGAATCATCAATCCGAAGCTTATGGTGAAATTCCGGAAATATGCGTATTTTGTATTAATCGTAATTTCGGTATTGCTGGCACCGCCTGATTTAGTATCGAACATTATTATTGCAATTCCACTATTTGTTTTATATGAACTGAGTATTGTCATTGCGCGAATTGGTTACCGAAAATATGAAGTGGCTGAAAAAGAACGCTTATTGGCAGAAGAAGAACGTGAACGTGAGCTGCAAGTAGAAGAACTGCTTGAAATGCAGCGCAGGCAAATGGAACAGATGAATAATAGTTAA
- the tatA gene encoding twin-arginine translocase TatA/TatE family subunit, translated as MIVHLNAITPVSLIIIGLIALLIFGPKKLPSLGRAMGTTLREFRSATKGLTDDDDDFDTKKKVIEHKENEKNEVK; from the coding sequence GTGATTGTACATCTAAATGCGATTACACCTGTGAGCCTGATTATCATTGGACTGATTGCTTTGTTAATATTCGGACCCAAAAAATTGCCATCATTAGGTCGTGCGATGGGGACAACTTTACGTGAATTCCGTAGTGCTACGAAAGGCTTGACGGATGACGACGACGATTTCGATACAAAGAAAAAAGTGATTGAACATAAAGAGAACGAAAAAAACGAAGTAAAGTAA